The DNA window AATTTGTATCAAATTCATATGTATAATTTATCTTCAGTACAGGCATACCCATAGACTTGCACAGaacgttttttatttaagtgcCTTCATTTTTTGTGAACAGATTGATGGTTCTTCAaagatattataattttttaacgtATACATTGGTAAAATGAACTTTCAGCATTATCCAAGCAAAGGTAAGATGttcaatatttcaaaatatcttTTGCAGAAGCCGGATACTATCTAATACTTTTTGTTTACTAGGcactatattttatttactttatttttattcaaattaatttgtttgtgAACACAAGTATTAACTTTCGGTAATACACAAGTATTAACTTTCGTTAATACACATGTATTAACTTTCGTTAATACACATGTATTAACTTTCGTTAATACACATGTATTAACTTTCGTTAATACACATGTATTAACTTTCGTTAATACACATGTATTAACTTTCGTTAATACAAAAGTATTAACAAgtattaaaatcattttcggtcttaaaaaatttattgtaaCTAATTGTTggtttcatattttatttagagGTCCTTTAACATTTAATTCTAtgtagataatataaaatgctgttttttataattgtaaaactacaaaatactTTACATTTTACCATAAAAGTGAATATGTAATATTTTCcattccaaataaaaacattttatacctttatatatatatgtttttgtatataaatatatacttaTTAATATTagcacttatttatttaatttacttaaCTATTTATTATGTGACATGGCGCAGCTCTTAGATATTTTTGAGCTTGCCTTCGGTGGATGCAGAGATGGCTTTATACATTCCGATTTTGTTAATATCCTAAAAGATAttcataaacataaattaaaatgaaagcTACTAATTTAAATAACGGTGGATCGTTCGACTCATACTTTGTTGAAGTGCTGtgcttataaaaaaaaattatacttaGATTTAAGGTcttataatttcatttaaatatatacGTTACATTATGTGTAAATATAGAATGAATATCTAATCTAATTTCCATTTCAAGATGGAAAAGTTTCTACATTTTTAATGTCAGCGCGTTTTATTGCTCCTTATTATTTTCACTTCACTTTTGAAAGtgttaaaaaaacaatactaaTTGCTGCCTCTTCAATTAATTACATGTTATTAGAGTCTCATTTAATTATGCCGCATAGTTTTTCATTGAATAATAGAAgagaataatataaaaaaaacaaaaaaaaaagcactgCACTTTCATAGTAGTaaatacagaaaaaaattgttagtTTATCTCTTGCAGTGTCAATTTATTATGTTTTCAAACTcatttcatgtttttttttaaagtagcGTCTACCGTTTTCATGTTTCATACGGTTACCGTTTTATTACAAATTTACTCAGAAAAATAGGATTTAAGTAACATTGagatcatatattttttatcatatatatatattaaaattttaataatgacACCCAGCGCTGTATCAGATGTTATTTAGTCAATTTATAACAACGAAACCTCTTTATTGAGAAAGATCAGATTCCATCTCTAAATACCATTATTTCCTTAAacttgttttatttctttattgtCACGTTTAGTATATCGACCACGGGGTAACGGATTATGGCTCCCGATCTTTGTTACCGCCATCATCCATGGTGACGACAACTGCCATTGCCGCGGTTACATTGACCTGATGAAGTAAATTCGACACTTGCTGGTTTTCATGTAGCTCCTTGTCGTTAATAAGTGTATTCCTTCCATCAATGCTGCTAAGATTCAGCGCCGCTGTCTCGGTTTCAGAGACTTCATAATCATGCGCAGAAAATTTTATAAACGGTTCATAAGTGCTAAGTTGCGATTGAACCTGCTGTTCGGGTTCATACGGTTGCTGCTTGTTATTAATGTATGATTGAAATGCTGGAGGAGCTGTTCGAATCTGATAAACTACATGCTGCAGATGTGGCTCTTGAATTTGCGGCTGCTGCCCCCGGTTATTTTCATCTGGTTCCATCTGTATATTCGGCGACAGACGTGAAGACGCCTGAAACGGATAGTTGCCATCTATTTGCCTTTCGGCATATGGAACGTCCTCTACTTGGTGTGCAACATTAAAATCTACTTTTGGATGTTGCAAACGCTGTTGATTCTGCTGTGGTGAGGAGGGAGATTGCTTGATATTAGATGTATTAACAGAAGAATTTCTAATATTTGTGTCGTTTTTGCATTTCAATATGTTTTCGTGactatttttctttgtatgagagcTGCACAATTTAGGGCTGAATTCGTTCTTGTTGTTGGCATGGGTAGAATGGACGATACTGACTTGATTTGTAATtgtattgatatttttatggCCAGTACTTGTTTTAATAACGCTATCATTGTAATTATTACAAAAGCTGTTGATATTATATTTAGTGGCTTGTGCATTGGTGGGGTTCACCGAAAGATCGAGCTCCGATCTATGGAATTTTGGCTATTCCTTAATGAGACGATAGATGTGATGAGTGGTACCGCTGTTCTGAGCAGCAACCTCAAAAACATACGCTATGCACAAAAGTGTCTCCTGGGTTTCACGAGCTCGCATCACCTAACAAAagaaacaatatttaaatatatttcattgGAATTGAGGAAGTACATACTTGTaatattgtaaaattttctaaTACGCTATTCATCATATAGCGTTCAGGTaagttttttaacttttgtaTAAAATTGATCATATACTCGCACATTGGGGAGCGCTGGATTCGATAGACATAACGATTATTTTCTAACCGAGAATATTCGCTTTCCACCTTCTCCACTACCTGTTTGCCGAATGAGCAAACGATTGTTGAGCATACGAGCACTACGTTCTCATTACTCTCATATCTGCAATGATTTAATAAtgaaacatatttttgtttgcagAGTTGAATAATCTTACTGGCTAGTTACGCCATAGAAATCTCCAGAATCGCTCCCGGTAGTTATGTCGGTGTTTAAGTCTGCCCAGCATTTAACCAGATAAAATGCATTCTGGGGCCCCTTTTCATACAAATCTTTAAGACCGCCAGATTTTTCCGGAAATTTATCAAATATTTGACGAATGTCGACAgtctataaaataattaacataGATAATTTTCGTTTGACAAGttaattttacaaataaaCTCACTTCAAGCAATGGATCGGAAAATGAAGGCTTACCGCCTAGTTGTACGAACAGGTGACGGTTATACTAAAACAACAtatgttatatatataattcaGACTAGTTTACAAATATTTAGACAGTTTGTGTGCATACCATATCATCTCTTTGGATTTCCATGAATGCCGTAAACTCAAGTAATCTAAATTTGTGGGTAGCAATTGCTCTTCCTTCCCAAGGCAATTGTGCGGGCAGGATACCTGCGTCAATGTCGCCCGATACTGTAGTCGACGGCTTTCCGGCCGAATAAGGTGGTTGCGCGAATGGTTTGATACTGTAATCATACAAACTAAATGTCAATGGAAAAGTGCTGTGTGGTCAACTCCTTTAGTAGGTAATGTCAACTTACTCTTGCGATGTACTCGGCTGTAGTCCCGGTTGCCAGAATTgctaagtaaaaaaaaaaatgtttcttaattatatttttatattatatgtgcatacatacatacaaggTGTGTGTCAAAAGTTTCCGaacttttcaaaaagaaaaaaaactacaaaatagtTTGGAATGAAACTTTGCATTTATTCAAAATAGTCTCCCTCCGACTCAATACAACGATTTGCACGATTTAAAAGTGATTCGAATGAGTGTTTTATCTCGTCAACCGGGATGGCCTTATGCCGGTCGTCGCCTTTTCAATGGACTTTATGTCATCAAAATATCTTCCTTTCAttgccaattttaattttccgaaTAGGAAAAAGTCACACGGAGCTAAATCAGGTGAATATGGTGAGTGGTTGACGGTAAGAATGTGATTTGAATGTGATTCGAATGCTGAATGCGAAGCGCCTTTTCGTGCTCTTTGAGTGTGTGTGGAACAAACCGTGCACAAACCTTCCGCATACCCAAATGCTCAATCAAAATGCGATGAATAGACTTATCGGATATCTCCAACTCCATTTCCATGTATCTCAACGAAGattttggttctttttttgacaaaatcaCGAACATTTGAATGTTTTCATCAATAACAGCACTTTTCGGAAGGCCCGAACGTTCGTCGTCTTCCAGGCTTTCACCgagtttaaaacaaaacttaataaCCGCTCTTTGCTCCATGATTTTTCGTCGACCAACTAACACAAGGTACTGTCACTTAAAACGCAATAATTCCAATTCCACTGTTCCAAATGTCTTGAAATTTGGAGGGAAAATCGGTGAATAATGTATCTTTCAAACGCATATACTCACACAAAGATGGCGGCACCAGAAAATGCCCTTTATGAAAAGTTCGGAAACTTTTGACACACACCTTGTATATGTATGCAACAGGGTTTAATTTACAAGGTTGTAAGGATTTCATggaatcaaacaaaaaattttttttttttgcctcaaATTAACTTTTAATCTTTTTAGAAGATAGTACTCTAGTAGCTAGTATAGGAAATCTAGTAAGTAAATTTAGCTAGTAAGTATATATAATCTTGATCATCTCATAAACCTTTCTAGTAATCCACTAAATCTGAAAATGTGTAGCTTTGTGCGTGCATATAAATCTACAAATCAGCACAACCGAACTTGGAAACTCCTAGAACGGAACACTCCTGCTCCCTTAATAGgacttttttgatttattttttgattttaaacaagaaaggaaaactaacttcgggcggagccgaagtttatatacccttgcagctaaaaccggatatatatcgcaaacatcggatatagttagccgattcttatgaaatttggtacgttagatcaactgaccaaaaatagaatctgtattaaatttcagctttctatcttcaaaaaaacgaaagttgggtcatttccgatcgttcagttatatggcagctataggatatagtcggccgatccttatgaaatttggcatgtcgtaatgttttgccaaagatagctttcgtgtcaaatttgaactctctaactctaaaaacaccaaagttataccatttccgatcaatcagttatatggcagctataggatatagtcggccgatccgggccgttccgacttatatactgcgtgcaaaggaaagaagggtgtgtgcaaagtttcaagacgatagctttaaaactgagagactagttcgcgtagaaacagacagacggacagacggtcagacggacagacggacatgctcatatcaactcaggaggtgatcctgatcaagaatatatatactttatagggtcggagatgtctccttcactgcgttgcacacttttgaacaaaattataataccctctgcaagggtataaaaagttatCCCTCcaagtcaaaaaaaaagttttattgcTGCAATCTtacaaaactacaaaattttaaCAGACGTAAAACTGGTACTCGACTGATACTGCTCGCTGTAAGACCTGTATACACTGACTGAAAACAGAGGGGATTGTGGACTGGGGAATGATTAACCCGCTAAAACTAAGTACTAGAGATATatgtaaattataataataaaaaataaaatacgtttttttaaTACCGTTTAGAGTCCCATATAATATAGAACTTACAACTTTGATTTTTGCTTGGATCTCTCTCAGTTTTCGCCTTGCTAGCACTTGGATGTGTGAACTGACTTGTTTTCTGGTTCTCGTTTTACCTGTGCGTAGTTTTATATAACGCGCAATCAGTTCGTTCCGAcctataaaattaaaaatatttattaattagtttttatattCAAGGAAATCTATGAATATAGTTGTTCAGAAAGGTTAGACGAGTTAAAGAAAttcatattttcatatttccgatcgttcagttatatggcatctataggagatagtcggccgatccttacgaaatttggcatgtcgtattattttgccaaaaatagctcccacctaaaactctctaactttaaaaacaccaaagttataccatttccgatcaatcagttatatgacagctataggatatagtcggccgattccggtcgttccgacttatatcctgcgcaaaggaaaaaagggtgtgtgcaaagtttcaagtcgatagttttaaaactgagagactagtttgcgtagaaacaaacagacggacagacggacatgctcatatcaactcaggaggtgatcctgatcaagaatatatatactttatagggtcggcgatgtctccttcactgcgttgcacacttttgaccaaaattataataccctctgcaagggtataaaaaattaacCGACAAAATTGGCTTGAACCAATTTAATTTTACTTCAATAAAACGGGGCAACATACAAAATACAAAGTAAAGACGAAAAAAACTACCGCTTAGTTACTAAGAACCACGACAACCAAGTGTTCGGCTTACTTTACCTACCAACTATAGAGTAGCAGGGGACTGAAGGTTGTCATCAAGGgatcaaaattaaattattgaaggaattgaatGAAAAGgaattaaatatgaaaatgacTATTGCAGCCCAGGATGTGTAGTGTAAGAAAAAAACTGTTTATAGCACTTTTTTGtgatgttttaatattttttttatcaaaattgtcGAGCTTCAAAAAATCTTGTTCTCGTTGTTGTTCGCTTCTACTGAGACTGTGACGATTGAGATGATATTTTGGTTCAATATTTTGAAACTAAATGTCGGTATTACTGCTACCATCGGTCGTCTTGTTGTGGCGCTAATATCGTTTAGTTATTTCGATGTAGTGTCGACGCTTACATGGTGCCATCGTTGCCCAGCATCCGAATCCTTGGTTATGACTGGCTTGTATTCATCTGCAGAACCTAGCAATAAATTACTTGGATTGAGAGCTTCGTCATCTTTTAAGTCCAAGGATACGAATGTTAGGGGACGGGAGTCGATCACGTATTCGGCATTCGTCTGGGCGTTTCGAAAGCTTTCGTCGTTAAAGCTGTAATAAGGAAAGATGCTTTTTACTATAAGTTTTCTTGACCGTATTAAACGTTCCCAAGCTCCTCCCATATGTGGAACGGCTGAACGATTGATGTTCCATTTAATCTCGTCGTACTTGACGGTTATGTTGTGGATGTTTACATTCTCCAGCTCCTCCCCGACTACTTTTTCAGTCGCATTGAAAATGCTTCCGTTATCCGAATATAAGGACAGCTCTGGCTGTCCTTCGTCGTTCCATAAAGTTTGAGGGGCACATTACGCATGAGCTTGTGTCGAGGCTATGCGCTATCCCATCTTTTTTCCCACATTCACGGCAATAAAAGCTGTCGATCCTGGCTGCTGGCAATGGTGCCATCTGGGGTGCTATTGGGGATGCTGCGTCGTTTTTACATTTCTGGCATTGTTTTCTAACAGACTTTTATACCACTCTTAACTGGGGTATAAATAACTGACTTCTGATTATATTTATAGCTTCTTCATGCAGAAAATAGTGTTTTTTTCGTGGTAGTGCTTGACGAGGAGATGTGTCACCAGGTGGCGTTTGGGTAGCACTATTTGGTCGTCGTTTAGGTTTATAGTTTATTACCTTCCCGGGTCCGAATTATACCGCAGTCGTCTAGTTAGATATTCAACCCAATAAGCGCGCTCGTATTTTGGATGATATTGTTTTCTTGAAGAGAACCTAATTCTTCTTTGAAAGCATCTCTTTGCGCTACTTTGTACAGCAGGTTCTTTTCTTTCTATTAAATTACTATTTCCTCGGACAAGGTTTTCAGGATTATTTCTCCTTGACATTTCGCCTTTAGAACTGACTTTCACATACATCATGAAGGTCGATGTGGCACGGTTAAGACGTTTCCAGTTTGAGAACAATTCgatatttagttttaaaagcACTGGACTATATACTCTGGTAGCTAAAACTATATTTTTGAGCTcgttattattgtttttcatATGTAGACATGGTTAATAATTTGGCCACTGGCCTTTAGGCCTTTTCAGGAACGGCGGTCCGCTGGT is part of the Drosophila bipectinata strain 14024-0381.07 chromosome XL, DbipHiC1v2, whole genome shotgun sequence genome and encodes:
- the sd gene encoding protein scalloped isoform X1, with protein sequence MVDSKNLDVGDMSDDEKDLSSADAEGVWSPDIEQSFQEALSIYPPCGRRKIILSDEGKMYGRNELIARYIKLRTGKTRTRKQVSSHIQVLARRKLREIQAKIKVQFWQPGLQPSTSQDIKPFAQPPYSAGKPSTTVSGDIDAGILPAQLPWEGRAIATHKFRLLEFTAFMEIQRDDMYNRHLFVQLGGKPSFSDPLLETVDIRQIFDKFPEKSGGLKDLYEKGPQNAFYLVKCWADLNTDITTGSDSGDFYGVTSQYESNENVVLVCSTIVCSFGKQVVEKVESEYSRLENNRYVYRIQRSPMCEYMINFIQKLKNLPERYMMNSVLENFTILQVMRARETQETLLCIAYVFEVAAQNSGTTHHIYRLIKE
- the sd gene encoding protein scalloped isoform X2 — encoded protein: MVDSKNLDVGDMSDDEKDLSSADAEGVWSPDIEQSFQEALSIYPPCGRRKIILSDEGKMYGRNELIARYIKLRTGKTRTRKQVSSHIQVLARRKLREIQAKIKVQFWQPGLQPSTSQDLYDYSIKPFAQPPYSAGKPSTTVSGDIDAGILPAQLPWEGRAIATHKFRLLEFTAFMEIQRDDMYNRHLFVQLGGKPSFSDPLLETVDIRQIFDKFPEKSGGLKDLYEKGPQNAFYLVKCWADLNTDITTGSDSGDFYGVTSQYESNENVVLVCSTIVCSFGKQVVEKVESEYSRLENNRYVYRIQRSPMCEYMINFIQKLKNLPERYMMNSVLENFTILQVMRARETQETLLCIAYVFEVAAQNSGTTHHIYRLIKE